Below is a genomic region from bacterium.
ATACGGAGAAGCTCCAGCAAAAGGGATCACTGAAGCGCTTGTAAGTTTGGGCCTCGAAAGCGGCAGACTGAAAACCGGCACGCCTCCTCGTGTTCATAAAGAAACTATTAATTTTTCTGTATGCGAAGCGCAATTCGGAGATGAGTCACCGGAACCTTTTTCATATAGAACAGAAAAAATAACGAATGAACAGATTCCTTGCCACTTAACTTATACTAACGAAACGACGCATGATTTATTGAGAGCGGGTTTCGATCAATCGCCCATGTTTACGGGAAGAATAAAAGGAGTCGGGCCTCGATATTGCCCTTCGATCGAAGATAAAATCAATCGTTTTTCAGACAAAGATCGGCATCAGATATTCCTGGAGCCTGAGGGATACGATTCAATCGAATATTATGTAAATGGGTTTTCTACAAGCTTGCCTCAGGAAATTCAAGAGGCAGCTATTCGAACAATTCCCGGGTTGGAAAATGTCAAAATGCTTCGACCCGGGTATGCCGTCGAATATGATTTTTTCCCACCATATCAGATTAACTTGAATATGGAATCGAAATTTGTAGAAGGGCTTTTCTTTGCGGGGCAAATCAATGGGACATCCGGGTATGAAGAAGCTGCGGCACAAGGTCTTATGGCAGGAATTAACGCTTCACTGAAGGTACAGAATAGAGAACCGTTCATACTAAAACGGAACGAGGCTTATATCGGAGTTCTGATCGATGATCTCGTCAATAAGAGTACTCTTGAACCGTACCGAATTTTTACATCGTTGGCGGAATATCGTCTCATACTTAGGTACGACAACGCTGATCTTCGTTTGACCGATTTTGGTAAGAATTTAGGCCTATTGTGTGATGAACAATATGACAAATATACGCGTAAAAAACAGGCGCTAAAAAATATAGGTGACTGGATGCAGACAACTAATGTTCATCCAAGCTCGATAAATCCTGTTTTACAAGCGATCAAGTCTAGTCCAATTACCGAGCCCGTTTCTATATTGCAAATATTGAAAAGACCGGAAGTTTCATTATCCGGATTTATCAAGAACGGGGATCTTATACCTCAAGAAATTATAGAATCTCTCAATTACAGAGATACGATGAGGGAAATTGATACGTCGATAAAATATGATGGATATCTAAAACGGCAAAACGAACAGATCGAAAAATTTACTCGAATGGAGTTGAAAAAAATCCCGAAGCAATTCGATTACAATATGATCTCTTCTTTATCAAATGAAGCGAAGGAAAAACTCAACAAGATAAGGCCTGAAAATCTAGGACAAGCTAGCCGGATTTCCGGAATTACACCCGCAGATATTTCTCTTTTGCTAGTTTATATTGAAAAAGGATTTAGAGGTTTAACAAAAGAAATTTCTTATGTCACAAATATAATATGAACAACACTTTAGATGGGTTTTTTCAACATATTGATAAACATATGTTTGAAACTACTGATGTTCAAAAAAACCAGTTTAACGCGTTTTATAATATATTGGTAGAATGGAACTCAAAAATAAATTTGATTTCTCGGAATGAAAAAAACATAGTTGATCGACATTTTTTGAATAGCTCTTGTATCGCCCACTTTATAAAATTCAATCCTGATGATAAAATCATTGATCTTGGATCGGGCGGAGGGTTTCCTGGAATTATTTTAAAAATATTATTTCCTCAATCTTATTTTACCTTAGTTGACTCTGTGAGAAAAAAAACTGATTTTCTACGTCTTGTTGTTAGGGATTTGGGGTTGACTAAAATAGACATAATAAATGATAGAGCTGAAGAAATATCTTCTATGAAAAAATTTTATAACTCTTTTGACTACGTTACTGCACGTGCAGTTTCTTCATTAAAAGATCTTGTCGGTCTGTCAAAACCGTTTCTTAAAGAAAATGGAAATATGGTGTTCTTGAAAGGGAGAAGTTATGCTGATGAAATAACCGCCGCTTCAGTTGAGCCGCGACAACTTAAAATACACAAACTGTTTTCCATCGCAGAAAGTCAAGACGGTGTGCTTTTGGTCATTTCTGCCTATTAAGTAATATTCTCTTGAAATCATCATTTAAGTTACTTACTTTTTTCTATCACCTATGATCAATCGTGGAGAATCCTCTAAAGACCCTTTTTACTGTTAACCTTCCCAGAAAAAAACATATTGAGTTGGTTAATTCCAAAATGTATTTTGGACAATCGCGATTCTTACCGCTTACATATTACAGTAAGGTGATGGTGTGGGATTTATTTCTGAGATCGTTTTCTTTATAAAGAATAACTTACCAAAGAAATTAACATTAACTCTTGTAGTTTTATTCTGCCTCGTCGCGCCCGCTGTTCTGCGCGGCCAGACCGACAACCAAGATTCAAAAGCTAAATCCAGTCTCGACTCTTCCCGGCTCCCATCTCACTCTATTTCCGATTCTCTGGAAAAAATTAGATATATTGATGACCTCTTTCAGAAGATCGCAATGAACTTCTCCGGATCTTTTGGAATCAACGGCGCTATTCAAAATGTGGCAAATGAAGCAGTAAAGGCCGCCACTCAGTATATGCCTCCTGACACCGTCATCCAAAGTGATTTCATGTTATATCCGTTTAAATATTTGCCATCGATTTCAACCAACCCAAATGAAAATTTTTTACTGCTTAAAGGCCCGCTCATCGATTATTCACAAACCCATACGCTGTTGCCAAACTATATTGTTAAAGTGAAATTGGATTCAACGGGGCGATTTTACGTCTTTTCAGATAGCTACGGCACTTCGAAACAAGCGTTAAGAAAACCAACTATCATTGGTAAACAGACTTACATTGAATCAAACTTTAACAATCAGATTCGAAACACTTTCTCCAAGTCTGTATTAGCAAATTTGTCGGGAAAGGACGAGAGAACCTCAGGTGCGGTTCGTTTATTTACCGCTTCAGTTACAACAAACGAAACTTTTACTAAAATATTTGGAGGCGACGAAGTTGCTGTTGACGCTACCGGAAATATCAACTTGAGCGTGTCCGGTGCCTCTGAAAAATCATCAAATCAAAATTCAAACACAGGTAAAAACTCCACTTTTACCCCAAAATTCGA
It encodes:
- the mnmG gene encoding tRNA uridine-5-carboxymethylaminomethyl(34) synthesis enzyme MnmG, with the protein product MYDVVIVGGGHAGYEAAFASSRMGCKTLLVSMEISKIGTLSCNPAIGGTAKGHLVKEIDALGGEMGFITDQVGIQFRILNQSRGPAVWSPRAQVDRAEYPRTTQMLLKKEKNLELLSANIVDLKIEHNKICAIITSDGHVISCKTAILTCGTFLNGIIHIGLTNQSAGRYGEAPAKGITEALVSLGLESGRLKTGTPPRVHKETINFSVCEAQFGDESPEPFSYRTEKITNEQIPCHLTYTNETTHDLLRAGFDQSPMFTGRIKGVGPRYCPSIEDKINRFSDKDRHQIFLEPEGYDSIEYYVNGFSTSLPQEIQEAAIRTIPGLENVKMLRPGYAVEYDFFPPYQINLNMESKFVEGLFFAGQINGTSGYEEAAAQGLMAGINASLKVQNREPFILKRNEAYIGVLIDDLVNKSTLEPYRIFTSLAEYRLILRYDNADLRLTDFGKNLGLLCDEQYDKYTRKKQALKNIGDWMQTTNVHPSSINPVLQAIKSSPITEPVSILQILKRPEVSLSGFIKNGDLIPQEIIESLNYRDTMREIDTSIKYDGYLKRQNEQIEKFTRMELKKIPKQFDYNMISSLSNEAKEKLNKIRPENLGQASRISGITPADISLLLVYIEKGFRGLTKEISYVTNII
- the rsmG gene encoding 16S rRNA (guanine(527)-N(7))-methyltransferase RsmG, with product MNNTLDGFFQHIDKHMFETTDVQKNQFNAFYNILVEWNSKINLISRNEKNIVDRHFLNSSCIAHFIKFNPDDKIIDLGSGGGFPGIILKILFPQSYFTLVDSVRKKTDFLRLVVRDLGLTKIDIINDRAEEISSMKKFYNSFDYVTARAVSSLKDLVGLSKPFLKENGNMVFLKGRSYADEITAASVEPRQLKIHKLFSIAESQDGVLLVISAY